GCCGAGGTGTTCCAGTGCAAGGTGGAAATCTCGCGTACCTTACTATTGTGGGATGATTCTCACATTTCTGCAGTCCAGAACGGCAGAGCTGACTACCTACACGAAGTTGGATATGACCAATGCATGAGGATGATCCAGGATGGCACCCTCTCACTAGGACCTAACAACTACATAACAGGCCTGAGAGTTAATCAGACGACTACAAGAAGCATTACTCTTGCAGGCAGCACCAATAACGAAGGAGGCTGTGAAACAACATATTATTCGGACCAGTTTGGAACTTGGCCCAATGTCATAGCACAAGGAGTAGTAAAAATCACTCTCCGAACCTCCTACGTTCCAGTTCACCTAGAATCCGGAAGAATAATACTAAAATCCGGTACAGTCTGTCAACTGAAGGACGGATTTTGTATCGACTCAGACGATGGATATTCATATTGGAAAGTTGCTCCGGCATCGCCCTGTGACTTTCACCAGTATGATGTACTTTACGAAGGACAAGCGACGAAACTACAGGAGGATCCAAATGACCCATATTCTCCTGTAATCTACAGCCTCATCACTCAGGACATTACGTTTGCACTCACCAAAACTCGTGAGTTTCCCCTGTGCGGATACGTCTTGTTTCGCACAGAACACCCAAAACTTTTCGTACTTGAAACAAAAAGGGGAGACGCTCCCTCCATTCGAAAGCAAATCCCCATGCAAAATCTTGACATTTTCGCATATGTGAACTCCAAGTTCGTATATGTGGAAAAACATATCAAACAACAGATGATTTCCTTGTATCACAACGTGATGCAACAAAAGTGCGAACTTGAAAGACAAGTAATAACCAATGCTCTGTCTTTCGCAACGCTACAACCTGACGAGTTCGCATACCGATTAATGAAAGGACCAGGATATATGGCTGTCACCGCAGGAGAGGCCATATTCGTTATCAAATGTATACCAATCGAAGCCACAGTACGCCGACCCAAGGAATGTTTCACCGAACTTCCTGTGACTGTGCGCAACTCCAGTATGTTTTTAACACCAAAATCCAGGATACTTACTAAAGTAGGAAACCAAAGAGAGTGTAATCATGAAATGCCTACTCTCTATCGTATTGAAGACACCTGGGTACAGCTGTCGCCAGACCCACAAGTCCGACAGACGTCACCTCAACAACTTAAACCTATGGCCCAGCTAACTTGGAGATATCTAACGCCTGGACCACTTGCTGTTAGCGGAATTTATTCTGAAAAGGACATTGAACGATTAAGGGAACACATTATGTTTCCTGCTGAGAAGCCAGCTGTGCTTAACTCTATCGCTAGAGGATTGACCGGACATTCATTTGACCCAAATGCTGTCTCATTGTACAACATGTTGGACGAAAACGCTCTAAATAAAATTGCCGAGTCCGCAGCCTCTAAGGTCTGGAAGGGATTTGTCTCTTTCGGATCAGCCACAGCCGGATTGTTTGGAATATTCTTAATCGTACGATTGATTAAGATTATCATTGACACAACTATTCATGGATACGCCCTACATACTGTCTATGGATGCAGTATGCACTTGCTTGGAGCCTTATGGAGTTCCATCACACACCTGCTTCTCCATTTGGCCAGAGGACCCATTGACAAGGACAAGGAACAACATCTTGATGACCAGGACACAACACCCAAGCTGACGAGTACGAGCAAGGATCACCAGATCACCATCAGCAGCCCTACCTGCCCAGTCGAGGAACAACCTCATCTCAGCGAATCACCGATTATTGTAACTACCCCATCTACTTATACTTACCTTGATTTAAATCAAAGATTGGATGAGGTTAGTCAAATTCCTCGATTGCAACGgaatttgacttaaaaaaagGGGGAGGTGTGACGTCCCGtcatttttccttatttttcattatttttcacaatttttgacgcaaaactattttaaatgctgtaaagacacatttaacaaaattaaaatgaaatcaagtaaACTTTAATGTCAACGAATTTAAACCTCAATCCTGAAAGATTTAAATCAATCTCAATAAGACATTTAAGGTGTAAACCACCTTCTCACGGTAGCGAGCCAGAACTAACTGACCAAACCGTGACAAACAATATTGACGTCATGTTAAATAATTGCAGCAATCCTCTGATTGCCTGATTAAACAATTCTCACatgataattaaaagaataattcgGTAATAACCTTACCGAACTAACGAAATAAAGATTATTGACGTcactattgtataataataacaagcgcctaaaaacaaatattcatatataataatatttttatataaccaaaTATCACTAAATATTCTATTCTCTAATATATAATCTCATATTAGCCACCGCTATATTTGGATGGctacagtaatttttattaatcgttTATTCTCATAATTAATCTGATTAATCCCGTATAACTATTTGCGTTTAAAAGTTCGTAAGCAAGTAATCTAACGTTAAGCAAGTTCAAAAGAATCTGCTTGCAGCctggatataattatttacagtcatagaatattatacttttacaaAGGTAAGGATAATGCCTTTTATCCTTCCCCGATTCCCAACCCCGACATTCTACAACACTAAAACAACACATTCATTCTTAACATTACATAAATTCTATCttatactattaaattaatcttttggtAACAGCGATAAATGGAAAAGTTTTCACAAAATTTAGTACTACTTCATTATAATTTTGGTGGCAGCAATTTTTGAACAGcctaatgatataaatattactttctttaattttatttttggtcGCAACATAATTCTAAAAGTCATATTAAGTTTAAATTCCGACAGAAAATATTAAGCACCAACTATTCTTTATCTATTTGCACCAAATAAATTATTCTggaataattactttaataattgactaatcgaaataaatatttcattaaataatttttaaattacttgcaCAACAAACCGATTTTCATACAATTCGAGTAAACtgtaatcttaaaataataaattaatattattaaataaatcagaaatttactaattaaataacTCTGCAATTTACTATAAACATTTGCTTTAAAAACAAGGAAAATAAATCTAAGACGTGccacattaaaattatataaatttcaaaactttgtcccacaaaaatatttcatatctcAAAATTTTGATCGATAAGCTAAAAATTGcatataacattaattgcaTAAACTTTCATTGTGAACACAAAAACCGCAATTCCAAATTcgtatcttaaataaattttctcataataaagtaaacattcccaaataaatttatttaaaagatctaAAAGCTACAATTAGTCTTGGTACTCCGCGTACATTAAGAACATATATATAAGTCAGAacaaaataatactattttcttaatattaccataaagtcaaaatttttgatcgacaacctaaaaattttatataacataaaattctcAGTATTTAAGTGCCTAAACGATCACATAAAAGTTATGCccaaatttaacataattataaatttatagaaatacacTTCAAAATTTTGACCGTTAATCGAAATTCTTTATAAGACATAAATTTACGTACAATCAGTTATCTAAACAGTCCCAtagaaataacgttaaaattttaattgtttaaacccCCATGATATaacaatgtcaaaatttttacaatgacAAAGAGAGTTATGTATCGGCATCAATACTGTTTTACCTCCTCTATAAGTACATACTATTAATACTAGCTCATATTGATATCcattataaattcttaatttgtttaaacaaaatattgatttacaatttttataaatttcaccATACAACTTCTTTTGACCATTTGAATCTAACTACACAccttttattttgatcaaaAACAATAacctttttatttgtttaaataaatgaattatcaAAAATCCAGAATATACGTTTGAAAGGCCTTCTATAAAAACGATTTTAGGAATTGATCCGAACCCTTAATCTTTAACCGTTCCGGAGCTACGATTTTCTGAAAAACTCACCCCGGAACCACCCTCATGACACAAAATGCACTCCGTAAGAAGGGAGGCAGGGCCGATCATTATAAACATACTCCCGaccttaaaataattttttttcgaaatcacCCCCTCTGATTAAAACCACCCCCATAAGAAAAATTACCCCTTAAATAATTAGTAACATCCCCCTAGGTTTCAAATTTTTCCGACAAATAACTTAGAAGTTACAAATTTTGAAGTAGAGTATTTTATATACCTTACTTTTGGGACaccctatacatatataattatctctgtgtcgaaattaaagttaaataaattatcaaatttattaaaatcataaaataactcAATAATTCAATTCTCGCGAAAATAACCctattagtttaaaaataaaaccatttaacattttaaaattattaataattgattctgACAAAACGAAAGTACTATCAAAAATTTcggaataataaattgtacttataaattaaatttcgtcTTTTTAACTCTAATAgtttaagagaaagaaaatttttaattaagaaatataattaattaataaaaatcaataattatcaaaattaaggagtaaaactattttctaaatttttaatatcgcgAATAATACCCACagatttattttcaagtttttatccCGTAAAGTACGCGAGAAATAGAAcatcaaaatttattgtttataaaatatcagtaattattgagttgaaaaaataaaaatattatcttattgtTCGAGACCAAAAGTtactttaacaatttaaatttcacGTCTTTAGCTCAAATAGTTTGGAAGTAATCCAAAAGTTATTTaagaaacttaataaatttttattgcaaaaacggtAACATATGAAAAGCTCGCGCTTATATCCTTTATACATATGGACCCAACGATCATCATGCATTTTAGAACGGAGCTCTAAGTAACTccgatttattataaaaaattccgttaataataaaactataattgtttataacaactaaaCGGTTGCCCCTAtaactttaaaacattattaaaaaataaagagctcAAGCTAAAGAATATTAtcctaaaatttcaatttttcaagacTAATAGTTCtgacaatataaaatttcaaactttcatGTTATACGTATGCTCCAGTACGACAAGATGGCGGATACACGGGTACACGAAAAACGTAAAGCCTTATACCTGTAAAATATGAACTTTTCCAATATAACTCTCATTGGATTTTTGCTACGGTCAAATTAAAgacaatattatttcattactaaagttttaatttcataattttcgcTTAAAAGATTAACGAATAattcaattgttaatttaaaattattgcataaagTATATGTCGAATAAGCTGCAGATCGTTGAAGCTATACGAATTgccaaattatataaaatcaaataaaataccCAGTCATCGGAACAAATctcatataatacataattaaatatttattaaaaattaaataaatttaacaatagtttacctaataaacaatttttacgaATAAACGCTCCTTGCTGAAAAATTAACTATCTCGTAAAATAAGAAAGAACATTCGGCATAAAACTCGCTCTTCACCTTTGAATACATCTAAAATATgtcattttgttaaattaaaaatttattacaattaaaccCTTCACCCCCTAACCACCAAACTTGAATACGATTTAggataaacatttaaaaacatgcttgcaaaatttcaagaatttttacgTACTAgtttcaaagttattaaattataaaataagagcGACATAAAATCATTTCTCATAGTACACATATATACTCACACATACACGCATGACATGTATATGAGAACCTACTACATGGACAAGTcaaataagaaactttttaaataatgcatatttaacatttctaattCGGGCATATAAAAGGAAACGTTactttacaatcaaaatttcaatttcatagCTCTAACTCAAATTGTTAACTAACAAGCTCAATTTGCAACTAACAGTTATTACACGTATATCGTATTTTAGCAAGCAAGAAATCTTCATAGTCGTATACTCTTGGCGACGGCTCACGAATTCCAGtgacaaatttaaattcatattaaaaccttttaatttataataaattgtcattaactattaataaataataaaaataatgtaatttacagttgcaaataaaatcttcttaattataaaattgttaaactcTTAATGAGAAATAATTATTCAGCATAAGAATTACAGCTAGTATATATAAAGGtacaaaatttaacataaaactgAAGTCTTATTGTCACTAAacttcccccctcccctctaTAAAATTTGGTGTTTGAGTTAAAATAAACCTTCAAAAATATGGAACGCAAGATTTCATTTCAATAAGTTCATCCGTTTTCAAACTACAGACGTTACAAGTCAAATaagcttaaataatttttccgaCGGACACCGACATGTACTTACACATTGACAGCATTACACAGACATTACTAACACATATTCAGCACTAAAAGATTTTTTCGGCAATACTTACACTTTTCTTACCACTTCCCCaagatacataatatttttgtacattcaAATCTAAAGTCTCGATTTTTTCTGACCATCCATTCAAaagttata
The genomic region above belongs to Solenopsis invicta isolate M01_SB unplaced genomic scaffold, UNIL_Sinv_3.0 scaffold_441, whole genome shotgun sequence and contains:
- the LOC113002684 gene encoding uncharacterized protein LOC113002684; this encodes MRMIQDGTLSLGPNNYITGLRVNQTTTRSITLAGSTNNEGGCETTYYSDQFGTWPNVIAQGVVKITLRTSYVPVHLESGRIILKSGTVCQLKDGFCIDSDDGYSYWKVAPASPCDFHQYDVLYEGQATKLQEDPNDPYSPVIYSLITQDITFALTKTREFPLCGYVLFRTEHPKLFVLETKRGDAPSIRKQIPMQNLDIFAYVNSKFVYVEKHIKQQMISLYHNVMQQKCELERQVITNALSFATLQPDEFAYRLMKGPGYMAVTAGEAIFVIKCIPIEATVRRPKECFTELPVTVRNSSMFLTPKSRILTKVGNQRECNHEMPTLYRIEDTWVQLSPDPQVRQTSPQQLKPMAQLTWRYLTPGPLAVSGIYSEKDIERLREHIMFPAEKPAVLNSIARGLTGHSFDPNAVSLYNMLDENALNKIAESAASKVWKGFVSFGSATAGLFGIFLIVRLIKIIIDTTIHGYALHTVYGCSMHLLGALWSSITHLLLHLARGPIDKDKEQHLDDQDTTPKLTSTSKDHQITISSPTCPVEEQPHLSESPIIVTTPSTYTYLDLNQRLDEVSQIPRLQRNLT